One genomic region from Campylobacter sp. RM5004 encodes:
- the cmoB gene encoding tRNA 5-methoxyuridine(34)/uridine 5-oxyacetic acid(34) synthase CmoB has product MKLNFGDIVEIVDGSLNNEEILQKAISLKPWRKGPFKINDLLIDSEWRSNVKFNLLKDHLGCIENKVVADIGCNNGYYMFRMLDFKPTKIVGFDPSKRCYEQFQFLNSLFKTNIDFELLGVADVPNYKHKFDVIFCLGVIYHRSDPVQMLKQIKQSLNKDGVVFLDTIYIENEQPFALVPDTSYAKMSNVYFIPTISALKNWCKKANFKDFEVLTTCKTTIEEQRKTEWIDGFSLEDFLADDDFTKEGYPAPKRVYVKLKV; this is encoded by the coding sequence ATGAAATTAAATTTTGGTGATATTGTTGAAATTGTTGATGGTAGTTTAAATAATGAAGAAATATTGCAAAAAGCAATATCTTTAAAGCCTTGGAGAAAAGGACCTTTTAAGATTAATGATTTACTCATAGATAGCGAATGGAGAAGTAATGTAAAATTTAATCTTTTAAAAGATCATTTAGGCTGTATTGAAAATAAAGTAGTAGCAGACATAGGATGTAATAATGGATATTATATGTTTAGAATGCTTGACTTTAAACCTACAAAAATCGTTGGCTTTGATCCTAGTAAAAGATGTTATGAACAATTTCAATTTTTAAATTCTTTATTTAAAACAAACATAGATTTTGAACTTTTAGGTGTGGCTGATGTTCCCAATTATAAACATAAATTTGATGTAATATTTTGCTTAGGTGTAATTTATCACAGAAGTGATCCAGTTCAAATGTTAAAACAAATCAAACAAAGTTTAAATAAAGATGGAGTAGTGTTTCTTGATACTATATATATTGAAAACGAGCAACCTTTTGCACTTGTTCCTGATACAAGTTATGCAAAAATGTCTAATGTGTATTTTATACCGACAATAAGTGCTTTAAAAAACTGGTGTAAAAAAGCTAATTTCAAAGATTTTGAAGTTTTAACAACTTGCAAAACAACGATTGAAGAACAAAGAAAAACCGAATGGATAGATGGGTTTAGTCTAGAAGACTTTTTAGCTGATGATGATTTTACCAAAGAAGGTTATCCTGCACCAAAAAGAGTTTATGTAAAATTAAAGGTTTGA
- a CDS encoding tyrosine-type recombinase/integrase — MKHPLDCEDNFSNSLLFWIARYLKHKLNSLSNKLLEKAEELREINIALNTLHNIEELDELAKKARNIGMIGINTYFNPIKKFYEQIIHYKPYSLKQIDEELVIEILSTITAGLSDASKKNYKIAIVNFFKYLSSQNKDEEGSHYYEIELKNWSGLNSSSGTKLPEYMSEEQMKLFLSTLNDFQYKSNSDRNKLAIKIILFTGVRVNEVLRLRLKDISYENDLISLRIHAKGNKYRVVLLNVNSIKEHLEYFKQIASPDDYLFTNKQGKPLTQAYISRLIENVLMQAGIRKEKNGAHMLRHSFATLLYKKEKDLLLVQEALGHASLNTSRIYTHFDNDKLKLAAKIANNLKND, encoded by the coding sequence ATGAAACACCCGCTTGATTGTGAAGATAATTTTTCTAATTCATTATTGTTTTGGATTGCAAGGTATTTAAAACATAAATTAAATTCCTTATCTAATAAACTTTTAGAAAAAGCTGAAGAATTAAGAGAAATTAATATTGCATTAAATACCTTACATAATATTGAAGAATTAGATGAGCTAGCTAAAAAAGCAAGGAATATTGGAATGATAGGAATAAATACATACTTTAACCCTATTAAAAAGTTTTATGAGCAAATCATTCATTATAAGCCCTACTCTTTAAAACAAATTGATGAAGAACTAGTAATTGAAATTTTATCAACTATTACTGCAGGTTTAAGTGATGCAAGTAAAAAAAATTACAAAATAGCTATTGTTAATTTCTTTAAATACCTAAGCTCACAAAACAAAGACGAAGAAGGAAGCCATTATTATGAAATTGAGCTTAAAAACTGGTCTGGACTAAACTCAAGCTCGGGAACTAAACTTCCTGAATACATGAGTGAAGAACAAATGAAATTATTCTTAAGCACTTTAAATGATTTTCAATACAAAAGCAATAGCGATAGAAACAAACTTGCAATTAAAATAATATTATTTACAGGTGTTCGTGTGAATGAGGTTTTAAGGCTTAGACTAAAAGATATTAGCTATGAAAATGATTTGATTAGCCTTAGGATTCATGCTAAAGGTAATAAATATAGAGTTGTTTTGCTTAATGTAAATTCAATAAAAGAGCATTTAGAATATTTCAAGCAAATTGCTAGTCCTGATGATTATTTATTCACAAACAAGCAAGGCAAACCGCTAACTCAAGCATATATTTCAAGACTAATTGAAAATGTTTTAATGCAAGCAGGCATTAGAAAAGAAAAAAATGGAGCTCATATGCTAAGGCATAGCTTTGCTACCCTACTTTATAAAAAAGAAAAAGATTTGCTATTAGTTCAAGAAGCTTTGGGACACGCATCGTTAAATACTTCTAGGATTTATACACACTTTGATAATGATAAACTCAAATTAGCTGCAAAAATAGCAAATAATTTAAAAAACGACTAA